Proteins from a single region of Desulfolutivibrio sulfoxidireducens:
- a CDS encoding carboxylesterase/lipase family protein: MSSHIPLRGVKVTLCFVVACLLACALPAPALAGSDVPRIGPGPIVRSDDGVYKGIPYAAPPVGELRWRPPQPAVAWTEPREFDEFGPQCPQPDADDATSEDCLTVNVWTPDDRDGAKLPVMVFIHGGAFAGGAGSLPLYDGAKLAEAGVVVVTMNYRLGALGFLAHPALSAESGQGVSGNYGLLDQRAALAFVRDNIAAFGGNPKNITVFGQSAGAASILLHLTSPGSQGLFHRAVLQSPVGPGALRPLRTPERGVVPAEEIGRRVAARLGADTAPDVLAALRAASVEDILAASRPGDEAGLEVAGILCSPTVDGVVVPGRPVDMILEGRHVRIPLVLGTVANEGSLFLPGLRPAVTSAADYRRLVEKWFGPDAKKVLALRPGTAPSWRGDLERVVTVRWFEALARFLPREWARSGTPCFLYRLDRPLPESALSILADEAGDEAGAASPTSAGVPHSADIFPVFGYMPWYLGFDGADRDFSKVMRASWTGFAATGQPDGQGQPVWPRFDPGAPRRMEFGPAGGASAGMRDVPDDPLFSLVERAWDTTMY, translated from the coding sequence ATGAGCTCCCATATTCCGCTCCGGGGCGTGAAGGTGACCCTTTGCTTTGTTGTCGCGTGTCTTTTGGCGTGCGCCTTGCCGGCTCCGGCCCTGGCCGGCTCCGACGTGCCGCGCATCGGCCCGGGACCCATCGTGCGGAGCGACGACGGCGTCTACAAGGGCATCCCCTATGCCGCGCCGCCCGTGGGCGAGTTGCGCTGGAGGCCGCCCCAGCCCGCCGTGGCCTGGACCGAACCCCGCGAGTTCGACGAGTTCGGCCCCCAGTGTCCCCAGCCCGACGCCGACGACGCCACCTCGGAAGACTGCCTGACCGTGAACGTCTGGACCCCGGACGACCGGGACGGCGCGAAACTTCCGGTCATGGTCTTCATCCACGGCGGGGCCTTCGCCGGCGGGGCCGGCTCCCTGCCCCTGTACGACGGTGCGAAACTGGCCGAGGCCGGCGTGGTCGTGGTCACCATGAACTACCGGCTCGGGGCCCTGGGCTTTCTGGCCCATCCGGCGCTTTCGGCCGAATCCGGCCAGGGCGTCTCCGGCAACTACGGCCTTCTGGACCAGCGGGCGGCCCTGGCCTTTGTGCGCGACAACATCGCCGCCTTCGGCGGCAATCCCAAAAACATCACCGTGTTCGGCCAGTCGGCCGGGGCCGCGTCCATCCTCCTGCACCTGACAAGCCCCGGCTCACAGGGCCTGTTTCACCGGGCCGTGCTGCAAAGCCCGGTCGGACCAGGGGCCCTGCGCCCCCTGCGCACCCCGGAGCGCGGCGTGGTCCCGGCCGAGGAGATCGGCCGGCGCGTCGCCGCGCGCCTTGGCGCGGACACGGCCCCGGACGTTTTGGCCGCGCTTCGGGCCGCGTCCGTGGAGGACATCCTGGCCGCCTCGCGGCCCGGGGACGAAGCGGGCCTGGAGGTGGCCGGCATCCTGTGCTCGCCCACCGTGGACGGGGTGGTGGTCCCGGGCCGGCCTGTGGACATGATCCTTGAGGGTCGCCACGTCAGGATTCCCCTGGTCCTCGGGACCGTGGCCAACGAGGGTTCCCTGTTCCTGCCGGGCCTGCGGCCGGCCGTGACCTCGGCCGCGGATTACCGACGGCTTGTGGAAAAATGGTTCGGCCCGGACGCCAAAAAGGTCCTGGCCCTGCGTCCGGGGACCGCCCCTTCCTGGCGGGGCGACCTGGAGCGGGTGGTCACGGTGCGCTGGTTCGAGGCCCTGGCCCGGTTTCTTCCCCGGGAGTGGGCGCGCTCGGGAACGCCCTGTTTCCTCTACCGCCTGGACAGGCCCCTGCCGGAGAGCGCCCTTTCCATCCTGGCCGACGAGGCCGGGGACGAGGCCGGGGCGGCCTCCCCGACGTCGGCCGGCGTGCCCCACAGTGCGGACATCTTTCCGGTTTTCGGCTACATGCCCTGGTACCTGGGCTTTGACGGCGCGGACCGGGACTTTTCCAAGGTCATGCGCGCCTCCTGGACCGGGTTCGCGGCCACCGGGCAGCCGGACGGCCAGGGACAGCCTGTCTGGCCGCGCTTCGATCCGGGCGCGCCCAGGCGCATGGAGTTCGGACCGGCCGGGGGCGCGTCGGCCGGGATGCGGGACGTACCGGACGATCCGCTTTTTTCCCTGGTGGAACGCGCCTGGGACACGACCATGTATTGA
- a CDS encoding efflux RND transporter periplasmic adaptor subunit, with amino-acid sequence MIVTGSNHGRLWRFAAMGTLVMVALLGLAACSEDTPPFAKPPTPVEAAAVEATPVGESLVYSASLIPNERVEMAFKVGGYVKDIATAPGPDGRPRILQKGDKVARDMILAALRDDDYQAALRKASAARDEELASLREAQVNFDRYQTLFNQKVVAKSEYDKAKEKLDYYKASVDRTTQQIEEAGIQLRDTVLKSPLDALVLSRSIEKGTLVASGTLAFVLADLSTVKAVFGVPDFMLRFITPGDAVPVTVEALGNEVFPGTVLAVAPSADPKSRVFDVEVRIVNPDLRLKDGMIASARLSGDTASRLVVPINAVVRDTSDPKGFMVYVIDEAAGKATARKVILGDVVGNRAILSEGPAPGEKVITTGATMVHDGAPVRLIK; translated from the coding sequence GTGATCGTGACAGGGAGCAATCACGGACGGCTGTGGCGTTTCGCGGCGATGGGGACCCTGGTCATGGTGGCGCTTTTGGGGCTTGCGGCCTGCTCCGAGGACACGCCGCCCTTCGCGAAGCCGCCCACCCCGGTGGAGGCTGCCGCCGTCGAGGCCACCCCCGTGGGCGAGTCCCTGGTCTATTCCGCAAGCCTTATCCCCAACGAGCGCGTGGAGATGGCCTTCAAGGTCGGCGGCTACGTCAAGGACATCGCCACGGCCCCGGGACCCGACGGCAGGCCGCGCATCCTGCAAAAGGGGGACAAGGTCGCCCGGGACATGATCCTGGCCGCCCTTCGGGACGACGACTATCAGGCCGCCCTGCGCAAGGCCTCGGCCGCCAGGGACGAGGAACTGGCCTCCCTTCGCGAGGCCCAGGTCAACTTCGACCGCTACCAGACCCTTTTCAATCAGAAGGTCGTGGCCAAGAGCGAGTACGACAAGGCAAAAGAAAAGCTCGACTACTACAAGGCCAGCGTGGACCGGACCACCCAGCAGATCGAGGAGGCCGGCATCCAGCTCAGGGACACGGTCCTCAAATCCCCCCTCGACGCCCTGGTCCTGTCCCGGTCCATCGAAAAAGGCACCCTGGTCGCCTCCGGAACCCTGGCCTTCGTCCTGGCCGATTTGTCCACGGTCAAGGCCGTCTTCGGCGTGCCCGACTTCATGCTGCGCTTCATCACGCCCGGCGACGCCGTGCCGGTCACCGTCGAGGCCCTGGGAAACGAGGTCTTCCCCGGAACCGTGCTGGCCGTGGCCCCCTCGGCCGATCCCAAAAGCCGGGTCTTCGACGTGGAGGTGCGCATCGTAAATCCCGACCTGCGCTTAAAAGACGGCATGATCGCCTCGGCCAGGCTGTCCGGGGATACGGCCTCGCGTCTGGTGGTGCCCATAAACGCCGTGGTCCGCGACACCTCCGATCCCAAGGGATTCATGGTCTACGTGATCGACGAGGCGGCCGGAAAGGCCACGGCCCGCAAGGTCATTCTCGGGGATGTGGTCGGCAACCGGGCCATCCTCTCCGAGGGGCCGGCCCCGGGCGAGAAGGTCATCACCACCGGCGCGACCATGGTCCACGACGGGGCCCCCGTGCGCCTCATCAAATAG